In one window of Hevea brasiliensis isolate MT/VB/25A 57/8 chromosome 10, ASM3005281v1, whole genome shotgun sequence DNA:
- the LOC110650037 gene encoding LOW QUALITY PROTEIN: uncharacterized protein LOC110650037 (The sequence of the model RefSeq protein was modified relative to this genomic sequence to represent the inferred CDS: inserted 1 base in 1 codon; substituted 1 base at 1 genomic stop codon), whose protein sequence is MDAIGVASSLSQSPSHFRPIPYLQFLLINEEYNLLSRCCSQQRHFYLAVDGLHFKMETLVDLLAVAGRRSGLPIVVCCRSRDELDAVCSAVSNLPYISLASLYSDLAESERTLVXEKFKQATMRXNQNVTAQSGDDSEIGKDVDKSHMIVVTDACLALFASGESPISARVLINDELPIKKMGL, encoded by the exons ATGGATGCGATTGGAGTCGCTTCTTCTCTTTCACAGTCCCCTTCACACTTCAGGCCCATTCCTTATTTGCAATTTCTCTTAATCAATGAAgaatataatcttctttcccgcTGTTGCAGTCAACAGCGACACTTCTATCTCGCCGTCGATGGACTCCATTTCAAaatg GAGACATTGGTGGATTTATTGGCCGTGGCGGGGCGCCGCTCTGGGCTGCCTATAGTGGTGTGCTGCAGGTCGAGGGACGAGCTCGACGCCGTCTGCTCCGCCGTTTCTAATCTCCCTTACATTTCTCTCGCTTCTCtg TACAGTGACCTAGCTGAATCAGAACGGACCTTAG TTGAGAAATTTAAGCAGGCAACGATGAGGTAGAACCAGAATGTCACTGCTCAGTCAGGGGATGACAGTGAAATTGGAAAGGATGTGGATAAATCTCATATGATAGTTGTTACAGATGCCTGCCTTGCACTTTTTGCTTCTGGGGAGTCACCCATTTCTGCTCGTGTTCTGATTAATGACGAGTTACCAATAAAGAAG ATGGGATTGTAA
- the LOC110650040 gene encoding protein DETOXIFICATION 49 — MNKQGSSASIPLLGNYSSQNSRKESTETVPSDKQDSATYCQYQAWRPSLSQAVDEIKQLYTIAFPMIVTGLLIYGKSAISMFFMGKLGKEALAGGSLSIGIANISGYSVISGLAMGMEAISSQASGAKQWHLMGQTLQRTIAILSLACIPISLLWLNVEPILIFCGQDPEISSVASTYLAFSLPDLVLQSFINPLKIYLRTQNITLPLMLSAAFALVLHAPINQILVYHLSLGIQGIAVAVTVTDLNLLAALLIYLCFSGICRESWQGWSLQCFDEWKPILGLAIPSCISVCLEWWWYELMIVLSGLLTNASEAVATMGILMQATSLVYIFPSALSLAVSTRVGNGLGSNHPSKAKTSSVVALSCAIFMSSIAMLFMTSMRHAWGQIFTTDNAILSLTATAMPVVGLCELGNCPQTTGCGVLRGSARPSLGANINLGSFYGIGLPIAILMGFMMGLGLLGLWLGLLAAQVVCAIVMVVVLMRTDWEVEANRARELTGIVDEVGEAESESESKRKTLQGLISIPLVD; from the exons ATGAATAAGCAAGGAAGTTCAGCATCCATTCCTCTGTTGGGCAATTATAGCTCTCAAAattcaagaaaagaaagtactgaGACTGTGCCATCGGATAAGCAAGATTCTGCTACTTACTGCCAATATCAAGCGTGGCGTCCTTCCCTTTCACAG GCGGTTGACGAGATCAAACAGCTCTACACCATTGCCTTCCCTATGATCGTTACAGGGCTTCTCATCTATGGCAAGTCTGCTATATCAATGTTCTTCATGGGGAAGTTAGGGAAAGAAGCATTAGCAGGAGGGTCTCTCTCCATCGGCATCGCTAATATTTCTGGTTATTCTGTCATCTCCGGCCTTGCCATGGGCATGGAAGCCATCTCTTCTCAAGCCAGTGGAGCGAAGCAGTGGCACCTCATGGGCCAAACCCTTCAGCGAACAATCGCAATTCTCAGCTTGGCATGCATACCCATCTCTCTTTTGTGGCTCAACGTTGAGCCTATCCTTATATTTTGCGGCCAAGACCCAGAAATATCATCTGTTGCCTCTACTTATCTAGCATTCTCTCTTCCTGATCTAGTTCTCCAATCCTTTATTAATCCTCTCAAAATCTATCTGAGAACTCAAAACATAACCCTGCCTCTCATGCTCAGTGCAGCTTTTGCTCTAGTTTTACATGCTCCTATCAACCAAATCCTTGTCTATCACCTTAGCCTTGGAATTCAAGGCATTGCTGTGGCAGTAACTGTAACAGACTTGAATCTTCTTGCTGCCCTTTTGATTTACCTTTGCTTCTCAGGCATCTGTCGCGAATCATGGCAAGGCTGGTCGCTTCAATGCTTCGATGAATGGAAGCCCATTCTTGGCCTAGCAATCCCTAGTTGCATCTCTGTGTGCTTAGAATGGTGGTGGTACGAGCTTATGATAGTTCTTTCAGGGCTCCTAACAAATGCTTCTGAGGCAGTTGCCACCATGGGAATTCTAATGCAAGCAACTTCTCTTGTCTATATCTTCCCTTCGGCCCTTAGCCTAGCCGTCTCAACTCGAGTAGGGAATGGATTAGGGTCGAACCACCCTAGCAAAGCCAAAACCTCATCCGTCGTTGCTTTATCATGTGCAATCTTCATGAGTTCCATTGCCATGCTTTTCATGACATCAATGAGGCATGCGTGGGGACAAATTTTTACCACAGATAACGCAATATTGTCACTAACAGCCACGGCCATGCCGGTGGTGGGGCTATGTGAGCTTGGTAACTGTCCACAGACCACCGGCTGTGGTGTGCTCAGAGGCAGTGCTAGGCCAAGTCTTGGAGCCAACATAAATTTGGGTTCTTTTTACGGTATAGGATTGCCTATTGCTATATTGATGGGCTTTATGATGGGCTTGGGCCTGTTGGGCCTATGGTTGGGCTTGCTGGCAGCCCAGGTTGTTTGTGCTATTGTCATGGTTGTGGTGTTGATGAGGACAGACTGGGAAGTAGAAGCAAATAGAGCCAGAGAGCTTACTGGCATAGTTGATGAGGTGGGTGAAGCTGAATCTGAATCTGAGAGTAAAAGAAAAACACTTCAAGGATTAATATCAATCCCTCTTGTTGATTAG
- the LOC110650036 gene encoding calmodulin-like protein 30 — protein MSSKNYSFLSFHGLSRKPSSVKTAQSRIYREKQTSPKSFQPNEEEMKWVFSKFDTNKDGKISRQEYKSALRSLGKGMDEDEMAKSFEATDTDGDGFIDFKEFMKMMNSEGDGVKASDIHSAFQAFDLDGNGKISAEELMQVLKRMGEKFSLDACRKMIKGVDSDGDGLIDIDEFMNMMTRTMKSS, from the coding sequence ATGTCGTCAAAAAATTACAGTTTTCTCAGTTTCCATGGCCTTTCAAGAAAACCCTCGTCAGTAAAAACAGCCCAGTCAAGAATCTACAGAGAAAAACAAACCTCACCAAAATCTTTCCAACCAAATGAGGAAGAGATGAAATGGGTGTTTTCCAAATTTGACACCAACAAAGATGGCAAGATTTCACGCCAAGAGTACAAGTCAGCGTTGAGGAGCTTGGGCAAGGGAATGGACGAAGATGAAATGGCCAAGTCATTTGAGGCTACTGATACTGATGGAGATGGTTTCATAGACTTCAAGGAGTTCATGAAGATGATGAATAGCGAGGGAGATGGGGTGAAGGCCAGTGATATTCATAGTGCGTTTCAAGCTTTCGATTTGGATGGCAATGGGAAAATAAGTGCAGAAGAATTAATGCAAGTCTTGAAGAGGATGGGAGAGAAGTTTAGTTTGGATGCTTGTAGAAAAATGATAAAAGGAGTTGATAGTGATGGAGATGGTTTGATTGACATAGATGAATTCATGAACATGATGACCCGTACCATGAAGTCTTCCTAG
- the LOC110668597 gene encoding uncharacterized protein LOC110668597 codes for MACLDMYNSEHKGQCPPMSPRISFSNDFLDSQQIINQERSSRSEAPVSTDFEFSVSNYSMMSADELFFKGRLLPFKDNGSNSQMQRTIRDELLVNDDDQYEGHEVSLRPPKGSTRWKGLLGLKRSHIGSKKVDKSDGSVERVGEGRRLGFVHEEVLVGKNSQELLREGGSSHHRDVEIGI; via the exons ATGGCATGTTTAGACATGTACAACTCCGAGCACAAAGGTCAATGCCCCCCAATGAGCCCAAGAATCTCCTTCTCCAATGATTTTCTTGATTCACAGCAGATAATCAACCAAGAAAGGAGCTCAAGATCAGAGGCCCCAGTGTCCACTGACTTCGAATTCTCTGTCTCTAACTACTCCATGATGAGTGCTGATGAGCTTTTCTTCAAAGGTAGACTCTTGCCTTTCAAGGATAATGGCAGTAACAGCCAAATGCAAAGGACTATCAGAGATGAGCTTCTCGTCAATGATGATGATCAGTATGAAGGTCATGAAGTGTCACTCAGGCCACCTAAGGGTTCAACAAGGTGGAAAGGTCTTCTGGGTCTCAAGAGAAGCCACATTGGCTCAAAAAAAGTTGACAAGAGTGATGGGTCTGTGGAGAGAGTTGGTGAAGGTAGAAGGCTTGGGTTTGTTCATGAAGAGGTGCTTGTTGGAAAGAATTCACAG GAGCTTTTAAGAGAAGGAGGGTCAAGTCATCACAGAGATGTGGAGATTGGGATATAG